The following DNA comes from Chitinophaga nivalis.
TGGTAATTAGTTCGCTCGCGGTATATTTCGGTCAGCCGCTGCTGTGCCGCAGCTTTAATACGGTGCTTTCTGATCCGGCTATCTGTAGTTTCAGGATGCTCTTTCCGGGTTACTTCATTGGCCTGATTTTCAGCAGCGGTACCCTGTGCGGTATCCGCTTCTACCAGGAGTATGCCCGCACCCGGATAGACCATGAACACCTGCGTACCACTCACCTGGAGGCAGAACTTACGCTGCTGCGCGACCAGGTAAACCCACATTTTGTATTTAATATGATGAACAGCATTCATGTGCTGATTGAGAAAGATGCCCGCCAGGCGGCAGATATGGTGTTGGAGTTTTCAGATATGCTACGCTATCAGCTATACGATTGTTCCAAACCGTTTATTCCTTTACAGCAGGAAATCGTTTATCTGCAGAATTATGTAAATATAGAAAACAAACGTCGCGGCAATGAGCTGAAAGTAGATTGTAACTGGGGTATTACCACACCGCTTTGCCATATTTCGCCCCTGATACTGACTCCCTTTGTGGAAAATGCCTTTAAACATGTTTCCCGGTTTCCCGATAAACACAACTTTATCCGCATAGATCTGGTGATGGAAGACGAAAAACTATTTTTTATAGTGGAAAACAGCAAGGAAAAGGCCATACCCATGCCTGACCCTTCCCCACGGCATAAAGGTATAGGACTGGTGAATGTACAAAAAAGACTGGCCCTGCTCTATC
Coding sequences within:
- a CDS encoding sensor histidine kinase, with the translated sequence MYKHPFLEKIWPLMIIFGVMQTMLVFLQLRVQGVLYDNALMLALLDAIPSSLCAYLLSYVLLPLFINRRQILFFFLVSVLTCLVISSLAVYFGQPLLCRSFNTVLSDPAICSFRMLFPGYFIGLIFSSGTLCGIRFYQEYARTRIDHEHLRTTHLEAELTLLRDQVNPHFVFNMMNSIHVLIEKDARQAADMVLEFSDMLRYQLYDCSKPFIPLQQEIVYLQNYVNIENKRRGNELKVDCNWGITTPLCHISPLILTPFVENAFKHVSRFPDKHNFIRIDLVMEDEKLFFIVENSKEKAIPMPDPSPRHKGIGLVNVQKRLALLYPEQHILRVEETADQFAIFLEVKINCL